The region AGGTTCCCTGGCCGCCCGGGTCGGGGACGAATTCATAGCCGTGCAGGTGATAGAAAAACTTCAGGCCGTTTGCCGCCAGTTTGCTGCCCGCCTGGTTGAAGACGTTGATGGCGTCCAGACAGTCTTGCCGCGTCAACGGCGACTTGATCCACGGCACCCCGACATAGCCGACGCCGAGAACCTTGGCATCGGCGATGATCGCGTCCGTATGGTCGCGCACCGCGTCATAGCCGACGTGCATGCTGACGGCTTTGAGCCCCGCTTTATCAAGTTCGGCGCGGAACTGTTTCGCGGTCATGCCGTAATAGCCGGCCAGCTCGACGTTCGTGAAGCCAAGCTCGCGCACGCGCTTCAAGGTGCCGGGCACGTCTTTCTTGAAATCGTTGCGAAAGCTCCAGAGCTGTACCGCGAGCGCGCCTTTGAATGACTTGCCGGCGGGCTCGGCCGCTTGCGCCGGCGGCTGGTTGAGCAGCAGGCCGGCCAGAAAGATGAGCGTCAGAACTTGTATTCTCTTCACAGTGATTCCTCTCATTGCACTTCGCCGATGAAGCTGCGGTAGCGCGATTCCAGGTTGTCGGCGTTGGTCTTGCCCGACAGGATCAAGAGGCGATAGCGAAAGGTCGCCGACTGTCGCGGCTCCAGCGTGAAGTTCAACTTCTCTTTGCCGTTGCTGAAGACTTCCTGGCCGAGCGGGTTGGCGGCAAACAGTCCGTAGCCGCGCGCGTGCCAGTAGGTCGGGTAGCCGGGATTGCGCGGGTGATCGAGTATCGCAAGCGTCACGTCTTCCGCACCGATCCGCCCCGCAAGCATCGCCCACTTGCCGCGCGTTCCCCACACCGCATCGCCCGTCTTGCCTTCGCTGCTCTGGTAGCGGCCCGTGACGCCTGTGTTATCCATCTTCGCCACCGCGGTCGCCTTGCCGCTGGCGTCGGTGTAAACCTCCGGCTGATTCGATGGCTGCTCTAATTGACGGGCGACGCGAATGCCCAGCACGCCTTCTTTGTTATCGTGAAAGACGACGCGCTCCGCAAGCGCCGTCAACCGCGTGATGCGATCTATGGCGCGCAGGTTCGGCCCGGCGTGAAAGACAAACGTCGTCTCTTCGCGCAGTAAGGCGCGGCCATCGGGCGTCAGCCACTCGGTCTCGACTTCAAGCTCGCCGCGATCTTTGCCGCTCGCGACGCGCTTGATGCGCAGGTGGCGGATGGTGCCGTACTTTTGGCGCTCGGCGGGCTTGATGGCCTCCGAGTTATTCCAGAAGTCGAGCCCGTTGACATCGCCATAGTTGAACCAGACGCCGACCTGATGCGGGTGGTCAATGCGCTCGCCCGTGCGCGGCTCAAGCGGGTAGCCGCGCGTGACCGTGGCGCCCTGCGCCGTCCGTAGCGGAAACAACACAGGCTTCTTGATCGTCTCCGGCCAGATGTAAGCGGTGAACGGCTTGCCGTCTACGAACACGTCAACGCGCCGCGCCGCTTCGTTTGGGACGACCTGCACGCCCGCTTGAACCGGCGGCGTCCGCGTGCTTGCGCTTACACATCCCATCGCCAGCATCACGAGCAAGCCGAGCGTGCGCCCACAGGCCACGTGCCATCTGAGCATGACTTTAGCCCTCTCCTTCCCTAGTTCGTCACTATCTCTTGCTTCGCTTCATCGAAGGTCACGCGCTTGCCGGTCTGCAAGGCCGCAATCGTCATGCAGAGCGCCACCGAGTGATTGTAAGCCGCATGGATGTCGGCGTTCGGCTGCTTGCGCGAGCGGATGCACTCCATCCAGTTGCGCATGTGCGCGAGCGTCGCCGTATCGACGCCCGTGTTGGCGCCGGTCTCGGCCTTCTCCGTGCTATCCACAAGCGACATCTTCGGCAGTTGATACGCCTCTTTGCCCATCGCCTTGGCATAGCCTTCTTCAAGACCGCCTTCAGGGCCGACCTTGTTGGTGTCGAGGTTCAGGCTGCCGCCGTTCGAGAAGTAAATCTCTTTCGTGCCGCCGGCGCTGTTGGTCTGCCGCGACGAGTAGGTGACCTGAAAGCCTTTGCCGCCACGGGCCGCGTCGCCGTAATCGAAGACCGCCGTCATCGTGTCGAAGTTCTTGCGCCCATCGCGCCACAGGTAGATGCCGCCGTTGGCGACCACGCTGGTCGGGTGATTGTAGCCTGTGAACCAGTGAACCGTGTCAATCTGGTGAACCATCCACTGATCGGGTATCCCTGAGGAGTAAGGCCAGAACAAGCGGAACTCAAGATACTTGCGCGCATCGAACGCCTCGGACGGGCGGTTGATGAGGAAGCGCTTCCAGTCGGTGTCCTGCTCTTTGAGCATCGGCACAAGCTGCGGTCTGCGCCAGCGCCCCGGCTGGTTGACGTTCCAGGTCATCTCGGCCATGACGATATCGCCGAACTTGCCGGAGCGGATGAAGTCGTTGGCGCGCATGTAGCTTGGCGTCGAGCGCCGCTGCGTGCCGACCTGGACGATCTGTTTTGAGCCGGTCACCAGCTTGAGCGCGTTGCGCGCGTCGGTCATGGTGTTGGCGAAAGGCTTTTCGACGTAAACATCTTTGCCGGCGCGCACCGCTTCCATGCAATGGACGGCGTGTTGAAAGTCGGCGGTGGCGATGATGACCGCATCGATGTTCTTCATCGCGTAAAGCTCTTCGGTGTTGCGCGCCTTGGCCAGTTGCTCGCCGCTCATCGGCGCTTTCAACTTATCCGCCCTTTGCGAAACGAAGGCGGCGCCCTCTTCGCGCCGCTTGTTCCAGAGATCGCAGACGGCGACCGGCTCGAAATTCAACTCGCCGGCGAGGCTGAGAAAAGCCGGGATCAGCGCGTCGCGGGCGCGGTCGCCGGGCCCGACAAAGGCGACGCGGATGCGGTCATTGGCTCCGAGAATCCTCGCATAGCTCGCCGCGCGCGAGCCGATGGCCAGCCCCGCCGCGCCCGCCGCCGTGGTCTTGATGAACGTCCTTCGTGAGTGGTCATTCGTTGTCATCGTCTTCCTCCATTCCACGCCGCGTCGCGGCGGTTGAGTTTAGCCAGACGTTTCATCGCCTGGAATCTTCGAGAAGATATTGCCCATGATGATGCCGATCACCATGCCGATCAGCGCGCCGGCGGCCATGTAGATTAATAATGCCTCGCCCTGCTTGAGGTTCTTTAATAGCTCGCGCCCGGGTTGTTGCGCAAGCAGACCGAGGCACCAGCCGGCGAACGAGCCGATGACCAGCCCGACGAATCCGAAGCCGACGAGCGCGCCGACCGACAACCGCCTGGGCGCGGCCAGCTCGGCTTCGTCCATCTGCCGCACTCGCGGGACCAGCAGGTGCATAATGGCCAGCGCCACTAAATAGGCCGGGCCGACGGCAAAGAAGATCAACATATAGTTGCCGCCGGTGCGGTCAAGAATATAGCCGGTCGCTACGGCCATGGTCACGCCGCCCATCGCGCCGGCCATGCCGCCGATGCCGACAACCGAGCCGACGGCGTGGCGCGGGAAGGCGTCCGAAGCCGTCGTGTAGATGTTCGCGGACCACCCTTGATGCGCGGCGGCGGCCAGCCCGAACAGGCCAACCGCCAGCCACAGGTTGTTGACGCCGGGCATCAGCATGATCGGCAAAACGGCCACGGCGCAGATCAGCATCGCGGTCTTGCGCGCCCGGTTGATCGTCCAGCCGCGCTTGATGAACGCCGACGACAGCCAGCCGCCGCCGATGCTGCCGATGTCGGCGATTAAATAAATGGCGATCAGCGGCAGCCCGACCGTTGACAGATCAAGCCCGTGCTTTTGCCTGAGAAAATTCGGTATCCAGTAGAGGTAGAACCACCAGACCGGATCGGTCAGGTACTTGCCGATGGCGAATGCGGCCATTTGCCTGTGCGGAATCAGTTGCGCCCATGAGAGCCGTGCGGTGGGCGGCTCCGGCGGGTCACTGCGTATGTAAGCCAATTCACTTTGCGATAATCGCGGGTGCGCTTCCGGCTTGCGATAGTTCGGCAGCCAGAACAGCAGCCAGAGGAAGCCGAGCGCGCCGGTCAGGACAAAAGCCCACTGCCAGCCCCAGTGAATGGCGATCCACGGCACAGTGAGCGGCGCGATGACCGCGCCGACGTTGGTGCCGGCGTTAAAGATGCCGGTCGTCAAGGCGCGCTCTTTTTTGGGGAACCATTCGGCAACCGTTTTGATGGCCGCCGGAAAGTTTGCCGCTTCGCCGAGGCCGAGTGCCGCGCGGGCGACCCCGAAGCCAAAGGCCGAGCGCGCCAGTGACGTTGCCATGCCGGCCAGGCTCCAGACCGTGATGGCCAGGGCGTAGCCAACCTTGCTGCCGAACTTATCGATCAATCGCCCAGAGGCCAGCAGGCCGAGCGCATACGCCCCATTAAAAGCCGCGACGATGTTGCCGTAATCGATCTCGCTCCAGCCGATGGCGGCTTGCAGGTCTTTGGCGAGGATGCCGATCACCTGACGGTCAACATAATTAATCGTCGTCGCGAAAAACAGCAGCCCGCAGATCATCCAGCGATACTGCCCCGTGCGCGGAGCGACCTCCGCGGCGACGGTTGACGGGGTCGCGGCGACCGCCGTCCGTTCATCGCCGGGTCTTGGAGATGACGACATGAAAATGTCTCCTGTTCATTGGGTCGTCGGCAGCGTTACAACCGAGGGCCGACGATCATCTGTCTCCTGATGCGATTGCCGGTACATTCTACCGGCAGACGCGGTCAGTTCCAATGCCGCGCCGCGTTGTTCAGTTCTGCGAAACAGGGATGAAAGAAAAACACAGAGACACAGAGACACAGAGGAACACAGAGAAGTCTCCGTGCCTCTGTGTCTCTGTGTCTCTGTG is a window of Blastocatellia bacterium DNA encoding:
- a CDS encoding sugar phosphate isomerase/epimerase; translated protein: MKRIQVLTLIFLAGLLLNQPPAQAAEPAGKSFKGALAVQLWSFRNDFKKDVPGTLKRVRELGFTNVELAGYYGMTAKQFRAELDKAGLKAVSMHVGYDAVRDHTDAIIADAKVLGVGYVGVPWIKSPLTRQDCLDAINVFNQAGSKLAANGLKFFYHLHGYEFVPDPGGQGTLFDLLMTKTDPRYVSMQLDTAHVAFPGQDPAQLMRKYPGRFTSLHLKDVRGDVAGNNSGTFKDEDGRPLGKGKINWPEVLKAARQEGVRWYIVEDEAPTVWQTIPETLHYLDSVTF
- a CDS encoding PmoA family protein, giving the protein MLRWHVACGRTLGLLVMLAMGCVSASTRTPPVQAGVQVVPNEAARRVDVFVDGKPFTAYIWPETIKKPVLFPLRTAQGATVTRGYPLEPRTGERIDHPHQVGVWFNYGDVNGLDFWNNSEAIKPAERQKYGTIRHLRIKRVASGKDRGELEVETEWLTPDGRALLREETTFVFHAGPNLRAIDRITRLTALAERVVFHDNKEGVLGIRVARQLEQPSNQPEVYTDASGKATAVAKMDNTGVTGRYQSSEGKTGDAVWGTRGKWAMLAGRIGAEDVTLAILDHPRNPGYPTYWHARGYGLFAANPLGQEVFSNGKEKLNFTLEPRQSATFRYRLLILSGKTNADNLESRYRSFIGEVQ
- a CDS encoding Gfo/Idh/MocA family oxidoreductase is translated as MTTNDHSRRTFIKTTAAGAAGLAIGSRAASYARILGANDRIRVAFVGPGDRARDALIPAFLSLAGELNFEPVAVCDLWNKRREEGAAFVSQRADKLKAPMSGEQLAKARNTEELYAMKNIDAVIIATADFQHAVHCMEAVRAGKDVYVEKPFANTMTDARNALKLVTGSKQIVQVGTQRRSTPSYMRANDFIRSGKFGDIVMAEMTWNVNQPGRWRRPQLVPMLKEQDTDWKRFLINRPSEAFDARKYLEFRLFWPYSSGIPDQWMVHQIDTVHWFTGYNHPTSVVANGGIYLWRDGRKNFDTMTAVFDYGDAARGGKGFQVTYSSRQTNSAGGTKEIYFSNGGSLNLDTNKVGPEGGLEEGYAKAMGKEAYQLPKMSLVDSTEKAETGANTGVDTATLAHMRNWMECIRSRKQPNADIHAAYNHSVALCMTIAALQTGKRVTFDEAKQEIVTN